The Erigeron canadensis isolate Cc75 chromosome 1, C_canadensis_v1, whole genome shotgun sequence genome segment CTTCTAATTAACATGGTCACTATTGTcgaatttaattattaatacaaAGTTTGTTATCTTTACATTTGTAGATGGAGAAGTCTGATGGTTATAAGAAAAGCTCAGGTAGCAGCAGCAAATGGGGTGGCGGGGGTCCTGGAGGTGGCCCGTATGGTGGTGGGCCACGTGGACCCCCACGTGGGTTAGACAACGTTAGAGGCATTGACCACAGTAAGTCGCATATATATTTCATTCTATACAgtccttttttaaaaaaatattaatgataATAATGCAATTTGCTCTTTTCTCCAGGCTCTCTTCCAGCTTGTGGATCTTGCTGTGGAGGTTAATATCATAGCTGATACTAATTTGTATGCCATCTTTTATAATGCTCATGTACACACTTCCATTCTTATAACTTTTTCATAGTCATTTACTCTGTTCAAATAACATCTTTGTCCTTTATGCCTGTATAATATCATCTAGTCCTTTCAATGGTTGTCTTTGTAGTAGTATCATATCAATCTATTATGTACGTTATACCTAGATGTGACTTGTGCCTTGTTTCAACCCAAAATGTGtaaattgtttgatttggttTGTGCTCTATTCCTAATATAAGTTGAAACTGGTTAACCTAATTTAGATTAACGACATGGATCAAACAAGTTGAAACTTGTTTAATTGTATTCAAAATGCCAAAGTTTTCTTTGTTGACTCATGTATGACAAAGGCTTAACGACATGTAGTAGCGTAGGACTGTAGGTCGATTACTTCTCCCTCTGTCTCTTAATCCCGCCATCTAGGGGAAAGAAGTGACTGCCTCTTTACTTGCAACCTATGGCGGAAGCAAGACTTGACTGGACAGATCGCACCGATTTGATAGTGTTTATTGTTATCATTAAAAAGATGTACTTGTCAGAGTGTTCCAATTAGGCTGTTTGCGACCACAAAACATTGCTAAATCGTACAATCAACCCTAGAACCCCTTCATTTTAGGCTTATATTGTACACGATTTTGAATGCTACTAGCAGGGTAGAACGGTTAAAGTTTCTTCTTCCCCATTTTCATCTTCTTTGAAATGGATGACTGGGTAAGTTAAGATGTTCTTGTTTAGTTTAGTTTTTCCAAGATTTTAAGATCGGTTGTATATGTAGATGATGTACTTCCTCTGTCCCACTAAACTTGTCcactttcaaattttcaaagtcaaactttacgaaCTTTGGCCataaatatgtttgtttgtattatataatatttgatgaaaattatatgaacTAATTGTGTTTTAGAGGTATGTTTTATTGGTAtaactttgaaatatatattgaaagttTGACCTTGAAATTTTATAAGTGGACAAGTTTAGTGAAACGGATGGAGTATTTGTTTATTTCCGTTTTTAATTGATATTATGTAACTTGTATTGATTAGTCTAACTTCTATTGATatttccatatattattactagTCTAGTACCTACGCGTTTCAACGGCTCCAGTTCATAGCACGTGAGTTTTCGTGACAGCGATAATTTATAACGTTATTGGCTTTCTGTTAGTTTATCAGTGTCCTTACCATGATGTATTGTGTTGTATATCTATCGATAATTACTACACCACTTGaatcatatttcttttttgtCAAGAGGTACAATGTTCAACATGTCCAATGGCTTGGTCTACTATTCAATTCATTGGCTAGTTTGTACGTACATTTTAAGTACATGTCTGGGCATACAAAGATgagtatttaatttataataggATCAATCTCAGATACGAATATCCAAGGTTTGTGTTGAGTTACTTCTTTTCTTCCTTTGTTACAGACACCTGAACACAGTCAGCAGAAATAAGAGGTGCTGAATTGGGTGTATTATATTAAAACCAAAAACTTGAATTTTACATGCTAAACAAAAGTTATGAAGTGACTCGGTGTTTCAatgtatgataaaaaaaaatttcatctcTCATTAACAAAACATCTTAGGATGGTTAGAAATTAACAATCTAATATCATAATAAAATGGTTCAACACTCATAAACTGATCAAttttataataagaaaaaagcGAAATATACATCTGGGGTACATAGAGTTGATCTAATGGACTTTTTTGGGTCATCATTTTGTTGAAGGGGTTTAGAGTCATCCTTTTTCTCCATGACTTGTATTCCTTCTTGATAATTTTATATGAAGCTTTTCAATGCATCTCTATAAGCGGATACTCTGGTCATgtgaaccccccccccccccccccccccccccccccccccaaataTATGCACACATGAAGATCACACATCGACTCGTATAAACTATACCCTTCAGAGATTTTCCCtcaattatcaatatatatttactttcttaTTCACTTACAAGTTGCCAATAACTATAAACTATACCTCTGTACAAAAAGCTCCATACCTTACACAAAAACTGCATTGAGAAATACCTCTTGTGATGTGAATAAGGAGCTAGCTTTTCTTCCATCCTCCTGTTCAACTCGATTGATCAGATGGTCAGAATTATTAAATAGAACTTCAACTCACAACACAAAAGTTGATATGATGTTAGCATATTACATTATTACCTGGTCTTCTCGAGTTCTGAAAGCTAAATGTTTGGAATTAGTTGAACTTTTCAAAAAAACGGAAACTAATTACTAACAAAAGCAGAAAAATCACAGTATAACAAAGTATACGACTAATAGAAATAGATATCAGACTATGGAGGTTACAAGGTAACATTTTCAACACAAAATTTGAAATGTAGGCCTTCATTTAACACAAATAATGCAGCTTTCTTGCAGTGGTGTTCACTTTTCAAGCCATTCCATTGTAAGTCTTTTCAGCCTTTCCAGTGCCAACCCAAGCCACAAAGAATTAAACCAACAGCTGAACCAAAATGGAAGGTATTGAAATTAAACCAACCGGTATAAAAATAGGAACATCGCATAtagtaataacaataatcaaGCTAAAAGATTTTCTTATAGAACCCATAACATCGGAAGTTTTTAACCTCATGATACTAAGTTAAGAAATCGCGGTAATAAAAGCATCTGTTTTTTTAAATCACAACCACATATACATAGATAAAAATCTTAGCTGAATTCTCCGATTTGAACAATTTAGATAAGATACAATCCAAAACATCTGATTTACAAATACTACTCGGTTAGGATGTATGTTACATAATCCTAGCCCAATATACTAATAAAACCctccaaaattatatatatcccATACGATCGACCCTAAATTATTATTAcagtaaaaaagaaaaggttaaaaaaagaagaagaaaaacacCCAAAGCCGCATAGAATGGTATCGCAGGAGGCAATTCATGGTATAATGTCATGATTTCCAGCATATATAAGCCTGATCCAAGATCAAGCATCccaattattaattattatgagGAGGCCAGGGTATAATGTCATGATTTCCAGCATATATAAGCCTGATCATCAGGCTATATATATATCGCAATatcatttgtgttttttttttaataatcttgTCAAACTTTGATCATCCATGCATATATATGTCGGAACTAGCTACTTACTACGTACCTTTCATGTTCGATCATTGGGGTCTTTGTTCCATTTATCTGAGTATCTCTGTTATTCATTTAATAGTGAAGTCACGATTTAATTATCTGGATATATACTATACGCGATGTTGATTTTCCAAACCAGGTTGTCAAACTACATGAAAGATTTGATGCTAATTAGCACCTCCAATAGTTGTGTAGATGGAAGTCTTTGTGCAGTCTCCATTTATTCTCAATAGTTTGACAAATTTCATAGCCAACCTTGAATGTATGTCCCGTTTGTCTCATGTTTTAGAACCTCATGTTGTAGCAACCTAGACCTTGCTTACGTATATTATTTGAACACCTGACTTTGGGCCAAGTGTTATAAGCAGAACTGGTGCATGGACATAGGTTGGAGAGCGAGTGAATCTGTAACATTGTAAGATCATCGAGAGGGCGATTTTAGCTTCATTTATAGCAAAATTGGAACCTACACAGTTTCGAGGTCCATAACCAAAAGAGAGGAATGCTCCTGGATTATTGTTGGTTGCTTTGATAATGCCTTCGGAGAACCTTTCAGGATTGAAGAGATGTGCATCTTCTCCCCATATTTGGGGGTCTTGATGAAGTGCTAATGCTGGTATTTGCACATTCATGTTTGCAGGGATAATCAGATTTCCAACTTTAGTTTCCTGTCGAAATTTTCGGATAACAACTCCCAGAGGGTATAGTCTTAATGTCTCATTGATTACCATGCCCATCTGCATAATAAGAAGAGTCAAGAAAGTGCACATCGAAATTCTCAACAGCATAAAAGATAAGGAGCAAATAGATGAGAGTTATAAATCAATATTCTTACTGTCTTGAGTCTTGCTATGCCTTCCGAAGAAGGATTTCCTTTACCAAAGACTTCTTGTACCTCGATCCGGGCTTTTTCTTGCCATTCGGTGTGGATTCCTAAAAGAAGAGTAGCCCACGAGAGCAAAAGGGAGGTTGTTCCATGGCCGGCCAAGTAAAACGTTTTGCAGTCATCAATAATATCCTCTATGGAGAGCTTGTAATGTTCCTTGATATCACTATTTGAGTTCAAAAGTAGTCCCAGGTAATCATCTCCTAATGTTATCATAGTTTCTCTGTTTCTTATCATCTGCATAATGAGATCACGAATGTCTGCTTGCAGTTAATTTGTCGGATTCTGcatcatctttattttttaatatattcctGTGAAAATTTGAGACATTGATATCAATTTAAAGAGTTATATCTTTCAATACATAAAATCTCGAAAGAGTAGAAATTTACCAGGATCTGAGACGTCCATTTCTGTATGAGTTCTTGGCAGCTAGTAGGGTTAACGCCGTGAGCTTTTGGAAAATCTGCTTCCCATCTTCATAGCTACTACCAAACGCAGTCCTAGAAATGACTTCGGATGTCATTATTCGGAACTCTTCATAGACTTCCATCTCTTTAGTTTCATGATTTTTTCACCTTTTTAACATCATATCAACACTTTTATTCAAAACAAAGAGATGCTAGTGATTAACTTTCTTATTTAGAGTAGATGCTTATAGCTAATTAGATATTAGCTTGACATTTGTTATGAAAAAGGAACTCCTGGTATAGCCGACACCATCAAATACAATATGTAGATGCTAAACGAATGTATCAAATTTTCTTTGAATTTTAAACCGTTGGTCAAAAGCATcggtttgataaaaaaaaaaaaacacagtaATACTGAAAGTCATGCATTGATCATTGGCATGTAATCATTTGGTAAAACTGAATATACAAATCAAAAGATTACTTTATCATAGAGGTATTTTGTTagcaaaagataaaaaataaataaataaggcGATATATATGATGATTGGTTTGTTTTTAAAGTTATTAGTTTGTACGTGTTTATTGTTTCGGCCATTGCTATTCATAAGTCATAACCCTTGGGGCTATGAATAACAAACAAGTCTTTGTCTGCTTTGATAATACTTTATGTAATAGCATTATTAATAACTAGGTTAGTCTCGTGCGTTGCACGTTTATCTCTACATAATATGTTTTGCTAAAATTGTTAAAATGGAAGATGCGTGATAGAAGTGATAATGTTCGAATATCTCCTAACATAAGTTCCAACATAACTTgtttacatctcaacctcctcATACATTATCGTTGTATTGAGACCGAAAGCATATAAAAGATGACATTGGTGTTATTTactttacttatatattttatcttcTCACCAAATATTCAAGACTCGAACTCTTACACTTGTATTGCATGTCTTAGAATCTAATGTTTCAATACATAAAATCATAATTTAACATAAAGAAAGATACATGAGTTAAATATTCAATAATAAACAAACTCCAaacttgacttttttttttttcgaatcaaataagaaacaaaagttttgtttttttgccAAAAGGTAAGttctttaatttaaaagatttcacaaaactaaaaaaaaaaatgtcttttcttttttattgctTTGTTTGCTctcttttaataataatcaatgGGTACATACTTATAATCGTCCattgaaataaattatgaaactaaattaaaagaaaaagaaagtaattaagatatatattgaataaataAGCCTAAACAATCTGGGTTAAAAAGTTTTGAGTTTTGCTAATAACAACTCAAAGGTTGTCTAAAAGACCCA includes the following:
- the LOC122585161 gene encoding selenoprotein K-like; translation: MAYVERGVVKSKRTIWRLRTLTDFFWSIVNFFRVFFMTMFSMEKSDGYKKSSGSSSKWGGGGPGGGPYGGGPRGPPRGLDNVRGIDHSSLPACGSCCGG